The Zobellia alginiliquefaciens genome contains a region encoding:
- the argG gene encoding argininosuccinate synthase — MKKLVLAYSGGLDTSYCAKNLSQEKGYEVHAVSVNTGGFSKEEIATIEQKALELGASSYTSIDAVQIFYDKVVKYLIFGNVLKNNTYPLSVSAERIVQAIEIVNYAKKIGANYIAHGSTGAGNDQVRFDMIFQIIAPEIEIITPIRDNQLSREAEIAYLKENGIDYPWEKAKYSINRGLWGTSVGGEETLTSQRALPDSAYPSQLQEKEPTDVKLTFEKGELVAIDGVKNGPVANIEKLEAMASKYAIGRDIHVGDTIIGTKGRVGFEAAAALIIIKAHHLLEKHTLTKWQQFQKEQQGNFYGMLLHEGNYLDAVMRNIEAFLTDTQKNVSGDVFISLYPFQFRLNGISSEHDLMTDAFGSYGEVNKGWSADDAKGFIKILSNSGKIYNHVNSSDD, encoded by the coding sequence ATGAAAAAATTAGTTTTAGCATACAGCGGCGGATTAGACACCTCTTACTGCGCTAAGAACCTATCACAAGAAAAAGGTTATGAAGTACACGCAGTTAGCGTAAATACAGGGGGTTTCTCAAAAGAAGAAATTGCAACTATAGAACAAAAGGCATTGGAATTAGGTGCTAGTTCATATACCTCAATAGATGCAGTCCAGATTTTTTATGACAAGGTAGTTAAGTATCTTATCTTCGGAAATGTTCTAAAGAACAATACCTACCCGCTATCAGTTAGTGCAGAGCGAATCGTACAGGCTATTGAAATTGTAAACTATGCCAAAAAAATCGGTGCTAATTATATAGCCCATGGTAGTACGGGCGCCGGTAATGACCAAGTAAGATTTGACATGATTTTTCAAATCATTGCTCCAGAAATAGAAATCATTACCCCCATTAGAGACAACCAACTATCTAGAGAGGCAGAAATTGCCTACCTAAAAGAGAACGGTATAGACTATCCTTGGGAAAAAGCAAAATACTCTATAAACAGAGGGCTTTGGGGTACTTCCGTTGGTGGTGAAGAAACATTAACTTCACAAAGAGCGTTACCCGATAGTGCATACCCAAGCCAATTACAGGAAAAAGAGCCTACAGATGTAAAACTAACTTTTGAAAAAGGAGAATTAGTTGCTATTGATGGCGTTAAAAATGGTCCCGTTGCCAATATAGAAAAACTAGAGGCCATGGCCTCAAAATATGCTATAGGTAGAGACATTCATGTAGGCGATACTATTATAGGTACAAAAGGTAGAGTTGGTTTTGAAGCTGCTGCTGCGTTAATTATTATTAAAGCACACCACTTGTTGGAAAAACACACCCTTACCAAATGGCAACAGTTCCAAAAAGAACAACAGGGTAACTTCTATGGCATGTTATTGCACGAAGGCAACTACCTAGATGCCGTAATGAGAAACATAGAAGCTTTCCTAACGGATACGCAAAAGAACGTTTCCGGTGATGTTTTCATTAGCCTTTATCCTTTTCAGTTTAGATTGAACGGAATTTCTTCGGAGCATGATTTAATGACCGATGCTTTTGGAAGCTACGGAGAAGTAAACAAAGGATGGTCTGCGGATGACGCCAAAGGATTCATCAAAATACTTTCCAATTCCGGGAAGATTTATAACCATGTAAATTCTAGCGATGATTAA
- a CDS encoding GNAT family N-acetyltransferase has product MKLIIANKSHIKYAQIISDTITESAKVRGTGIAKRTPEYIQKRLENGNAVIALDGDKFAGFCYIEVWGHEKFVANSGLIVHPDYRNQGLAKKIKKRIFELSREKFPDAKIFGITTGLAVMKMNYELGYKPVTFSELTDDPEFWKGCQTCKNFDILTRTERKMCLCTGMLYDPAVKEKISKDESVNGKAFKRLKSIKESLFLKKKTNE; this is encoded by the coding sequence ATGAAACTAATTATTGCTAACAAGTCACATATTAAATACGCTCAAATCATTAGCGATACTATTACGGAATCTGCTAAAGTTAGAGGAACCGGCATAGCCAAACGTACACCTGAATACATTCAGAAACGTCTGGAAAATGGCAATGCCGTTATTGCTTTAGATGGTGACAAGTTTGCCGGCTTCTGCTATATAGAAGTTTGGGGCCACGAAAAATTCGTAGCCAACTCAGGCCTTATCGTACATCCTGATTACAGAAATCAAGGATTGGCAAAAAAAATTAAAAAAAGAATCTTCGAGCTTTCGAGAGAGAAATTCCCGGATGCCAAAATATTTGGTATTACCACTGGTCTGGCCGTAATGAAAATGAACTATGAATTGGGATACAAGCCAGTTACATTTTCCGAACTAACGGATGACCCCGAATTTTGGAAAGGCTGTCAGACCTGCAAAAACTTTGATATTCTTACTCGAACAGAACGTAAAATGTGCTTATGTACGGGTATGCTCTACGACCCTGCGGTAAAAGAGAAAATATCAAAAGATGAAAGCGTAAACGGTAAAGCTTTTAAAAGACTGAAAAGCATTAAAGAATCGCTTTTCCTAAAAAAGAAAACAAACGAATAA
- a CDS encoding mannosyltransferase, with protein sequence MPNRLSTYWKLHKVPIFMALLAAIFYYTFAFHLERTDFIKLLTLFAASFFLCLKLIQFEKWNFKFLLVAGIIFRLIFLTTEPNLSQDYYRFIWDGHLVANFINPYLEVPNDLITQSDLVIPNAQLLYDSMGSLSAKHYSNYPPLNQLLFAIAALLGGKSIMGSVLAIKTMIILADIGIFYFGRKLLKNLNHSPHLIFWYFLNPLVIIELTGNLHFEGVMLFFFVWALYLLSIKKWALAAIPYALSICIKLVPLLFLPLFLKHLGLKKSVSFYMIIGVTCVLLFVPFYSSEFIANYSKTVGLWFSNFEFNAGLYNAIKYIAVQFEGKPWELIKTYGKITPILTILFVLLFTFLRDNQKIPTLITSMMAVLTLYYFMSATVHPWYIIFLVVLGVFTRYKYAVLWSAMVILSYYAYSKVDFKENLGLIAVEYISVYAFLIYEIFNSKQQFVIFRKN encoded by the coding sequence ATGCCCAACCGTCTCTCTACATACTGGAAGCTTCACAAAGTGCCTATTTTTATGGCTCTATTGGCGGCCATTTTTTATTACACTTTTGCATTTCATTTGGAGCGAACGGATTTCATTAAACTGTTAACGCTTTTTGCCGCTTCCTTTTTTCTCTGTTTAAAACTTATTCAGTTTGAAAAATGGAACTTTAAATTTCTTCTGGTAGCAGGTATTATTTTTAGGTTGATATTCTTAACCACGGAACCCAACCTCTCCCAGGATTATTATCGTTTTATTTGGGATGGGCACCTGGTTGCCAATTTTATTAATCCATATCTAGAAGTCCCAAACGATTTGATTACCCAAAGTGACTTGGTTATCCCCAACGCCCAACTCCTTTACGATAGCATGGGAAGCCTAAGTGCAAAGCATTATAGTAATTACCCTCCATTAAACCAGTTGCTCTTTGCCATAGCCGCTTTGTTGGGCGGAAAAAGCATTATGGGTTCGGTTCTGGCTATCAAAACCATGATTATTTTAGCAGATATTGGTATTTTCTACTTTGGGAGAAAACTTCTAAAAAACCTTAACCATTCTCCTCATCTCATTTTTTGGTATTTTCTGAACCCTTTAGTCATCATAGAACTAACAGGAAACCTACATTTTGAAGGTGTTATGCTTTTCTTTTTTGTATGGGCATTATATCTACTATCCATAAAAAAATGGGCACTGGCTGCCATTCCTTACGCCTTATCCATTTGTATTAAACTAGTACCTTTATTGTTTCTACCGCTATTTTTAAAACATTTAGGATTAAAAAAAAGTGTGAGCTTCTACATGATTATAGGAGTTACATGTGTATTGCTATTTGTTCCCTTTTATTCTTCTGAATTTATTGCGAACTATTCCAAAACAGTCGGACTCTGGTTTTCAAATTTTGAATTTAATGCCGGTCTATACAATGCCATAAAATACATTGCCGTTCAATTTGAAGGAAAACCGTGGGAACTAATAAAAACCTATGGAAAAATAACACCTATATTAACTATCCTATTTGTACTGTTATTCACTTTTCTTAGGGACAATCAAAAAATACCAACGTTGATTACCTCAATGATGGCCGTACTTACCTTGTATTATTTCATGTCTGCCACAGTACACCCTTGGTACATTATTTTCTTGGTAGTTCTTGGCGTTTTTACTCGTTACAAATATGCGGTACTTTGGTCCGCAATGGTGATTCTTAGCTATTATGCCTATTCAAAGGTAGATTTTAAAGAAAACCTTGGATTAATTGCTGTTGAATATATTTCCGTATATGCATTTTTGATTTACGAAATTTTTAACTCAAAACAACAATTTGTTATTTTTCGTAAAAATTAA